In Triticum aestivum cultivar Chinese Spring chromosome 5B, IWGSC CS RefSeq v2.1, whole genome shotgun sequence, the following proteins share a genomic window:
- the LOC123111822 gene encoding probable trehalose-phosphate phosphatase 7 has protein sequence MAQTTVVVPEVGMTAATPTACPCPGSLFPYPPPRAGMAVSRKCLRAAQAELGAGMLSGLVESMRASSPTHARAAAALAAGVDDEHAAWMARHPSALGKFEEIVAASKGKQIVMFLDYDGTLSPIVDDPDAAFMSETMRMAVRSVAKHFPTAIVSGRCRDKVFEFVKLAELYYAGSHGMDIKGPAKSSKSKAKGVLFQPASEFLPMIEEVHQRLIEETKHVAGAKVENNKFCVSVHFRCVDEKSWGALAETVKGVMREYPKLRMSQGRMVFEVRPTIKWDKGKALEFLLESLGFADCPNVLPVYIGDDRTDEDAFKVLRRRGQGVGILVSKHPKDTSASFSLQEPAEVMEFLLRLVEWKQLSRARLRLRRQADA, from the exons ATGGCGCAGACgactgtggtggtgccggaggtgGGCATGACGGCTGCCACGCCCACTGCGTGCCCCTGCCCTGGGTCGCTGTTCCCGTACCCGCCGCCGCGTGCCGGGATGGCCGTGAGCCGCAAGTGCCTGCGGGCGGCGCAGGCGGAGCTTGGCGCGGGGATGCTCAGTGGCCTGGTCGAGTCCATGCGGGCGTCCTCCCCCACGCACGCcagggccgccgccgccctcgccgccggcgtcgaCGACGAGCACGCCGCCTGGATGGCAAGGCACCCGTCCGCCCTGGGAAAGTTCGAGGAGATCGTGGCCGCGTCCAAGGGGAAGCAGATCGTCATGTTCCTGGACTACGACGGCACGCTGTCCCCCATCGTCGATGACCCCGACGCCGCCTTCATGAGCGAGACG ATGCGGATGGCAGTGCGCAGCGTGGCCAAGCACTTCCCGACGGCGATCGTGAGCGGTCGGTGCCGCGACAAG GTGTTTGAGTTCGTGAAGCTGGCGGAGCTCTACTACGCCGGCAGCCACGGCATGGACATCAAGGGCCCAGCCAAATCCTCAAAGTCCAAG GCCAAAGGAGTTCTCTTCCAACCAGCAAGCGAGTTCCTGCCCATGATAGAAGAG GTGCATCAACGGCTGATAGAGGAGACGAAGCACGTAGCCGGGGCCAAGGTGGAGAACAACAAGTTCTGCGTGTCCGTCCACTTCAGATGCGTCGACGAAAAG AGCTGGGGCGCGCTGGCGGAGACGGTGAAGGGCGTGATGCGGGAGTACCCGAAGCTGCGCATGTCGCAGGGGCGGATGGTGTTCGAGGTGCGGCCCACCATCAAGTGGGACAAGGGCAAGGCCCTCGAGTTCCTGCTCGAGTCGCTGGGCTTCGCCGACTGCCCCAACGTGCTGCCCGTCTACATCGGCGACGACCGCACCGACGAGGACGCCTTCAAGGTGCTGCGCCGGAGGGGCCAGGGCGTCGGGATCCTCGTCTCCAAGCACCCCAAGGACACCAGCGCCTCCTTCTCGCTGCAGGAGCCGGCCGAGGTCATGGAGTTCCTGCTCCGCCTCGTCGAGTGGAAGCAGCTCTCCAGGGCGCGCCTCAGGCTGCGGCGTCAGGCCGACGCCTGA